Proteins from a genomic interval of Nocardioidaceae bacterium:
- the atpA gene encoding F0F1 ATP synthase subunit alpha translates to MTELSIRPDDIRDALQKFVSEYEPDAASKEEVGTVAEAGDGIATVTGLPSAMANELLEFEDGTRGLALNLDTREIGVVVLGDFDGIEEGQSVRRTGEILSVPVGDNFLGRVVDPLGRAIDGLGDIEAEGRRELELQAPGVMVRKSVHEPLATGIKAIDAMTPIGRGQRQLIIGDRSTGKTTIAIDTIINQKGNWETGDPEKQVRCIYVAIGQKGSTIAAVRGALEDAGALEYTTVVAAPASESAGFKYLAAYTGSAIGQHWMYDGKHVLIVFDDLSKQADAYRAVSLLLRRPPGREAYPGDVFYLHSRLLERCAKLSDDMGKGSMTGLPIVETQANDVSAFIPTNVISITDGQIFLQSDLFASNQRPAIDVGVSVSRVGGAAMTKAMKKVTGSLKVDLAQYRDLESFAMFASDLDAASRRQLDRGERLMQLLRQPAYSPYPVEEMTLSLWLGTTGRLDRVPTDDVLRFEEEFIEFVKRTEGGVLDTIRETHKFEDDTESTVESAYESFLDQFETSEGESIKPSKQENIEAADAEDEEQEQITRQKRG, encoded by the coding sequence ATGACGGAGCTTTCGATCCGTCCGGACGACATCCGGGACGCGTTGCAGAAGTTCGTGTCGGAGTACGAGCCCGACGCCGCCAGCAAGGAGGAGGTCGGCACCGTCGCCGAGGCCGGTGACGGCATCGCGACCGTGACCGGTCTGCCGTCCGCGATGGCGAACGAGCTGCTGGAGTTCGAGGACGGCACGCGCGGTCTCGCGCTGAACCTCGACACCCGTGAGATCGGTGTCGTCGTGCTCGGTGACTTCGACGGCATCGAGGAGGGTCAATCCGTGCGCCGCACGGGGGAGATCCTCTCGGTCCCCGTCGGTGACAACTTCCTCGGTCGCGTCGTGGACCCGCTGGGTCGTGCGATCGACGGCCTGGGCGACATCGAGGCCGAGGGCCGTCGTGAGCTCGAGCTGCAGGCTCCAGGCGTCATGGTGCGCAAGTCGGTGCACGAGCCCCTGGCGACCGGCATCAAGGCGATCGACGCGATGACCCCGATCGGCCGCGGTCAGCGTCAGCTGATCATCGGCGACCGCTCGACGGGCAAGACGACGATCGCGATCGACACGATCATCAACCAGAAGGGCAACTGGGAGACCGGGGACCCCGAGAAGCAGGTGCGCTGCATCTACGTGGCGATCGGCCAGAAGGGCTCGACCATCGCCGCGGTGCGCGGTGCGCTGGAGGACGCGGGCGCGCTGGAGTACACGACGGTCGTGGCTGCACCGGCCTCGGAGTCGGCCGGCTTCAAGTACCTCGCCGCCTACACCGGCTCGGCCATCGGTCAGCACTGGATGTACGACGGCAAGCACGTCCTCATCGTGTTCGACGACCTCTCCAAGCAGGCCGACGCCTACCGCGCCGTGTCCCTGCTGCTGCGCCGCCCGCCGGGCCGTGAGGCCTACCCGGGTGACGTGTTCTACCTGCACAGCCGGCTCCTGGAGCGCTGCGCCAAGCTCTCCGACGACATGGGCAAGGGCTCGATGACGGGTCTGCCGATCGTCGAGACGCAGGCCAACGACGTCTCGGCGTTCATCCCGACCAACGTCATCTCGATCACCGACGGCCAGATCTTCCTCCAGTCCGACCTCTTCGCCTCCAACCAGCGGCCGGCCATCGATGTCGGTGTGTCCGTCTCCCGCGTGGGTGGCGCGGCCATGACCAAGGCGATGAAGAAGGTGACCGGTTCGCTGAAGGTGGACCTCGCGCAGTACCGCGACCTCGAGTCGTTCGCGATGTTCGCCTCCGACCTCGACGCCGCGTCGCGCCGTCAGCTCGACCGCGGCGAGCGGCTGATGCAGCTGCTGCGCCAGCCGGCGTACTCGCCGTACCCGGTGGAGGAGATGACGCTGTCGCTGTGGCTCGGCACCACCGGCCGCCTGGACCGCGTCCCCACCGACGACGTGCTGCGGTTCGAGGAGGAGTTCATCGAGTTCGTGAAGCGGACCGAGGGCGGTGTGCTCGACACCATCCGCGAGACGCACAAGTTCGAGGACGACACCGAGTCGACCGTCGAGTCGGCGTACGAGTCCTTCCTGGACCAGTTCGAGACGTCCGAGGGCGAGTCCATCAAGCCCTCCAAGCAGGAGAACATCGAGGCTGCGGACGCCGAGGACGAGGAGCAGGAGCAGATCACCAGGCAGAAGCGAGGCTGA